GAGGTCGTCGGGACAGTTACCGTCGTCGACGATGACGAACCGATTGTTCGCTCAGTCCTGCCGTTCGACGAAACGTGGCTCGAGGGCGACTCGATTCAGATCGCCTACGAGGCGACGAACCTCGGAAGTACGTACGTCGATGAGGACGCGACGCTCGACCTCGAGGGGCCGGCGTTTGACGGTCGCGAAGATGTCGCGTACGTGGACGCCGAAGGGCCTGAGCCGGATATGGAAGGACGAACGTACTTCCTCGACACCGAGGGAATTACCGACCCTGGAACGTACACGGCGTTCCTCGAGGGCGAGGAGGTCGGGACGATCGAGGTGGTTTCGGATCCGGTCTACCTGGCCGACACCAACCGACTGCACGATTCGATCATCAGCGGTGTCCAAGCGCCCGTCGATCCGAGCGCTGCGGGCGAGGCGAACGTCGACGTACGCTACGAGAACCTCATCGAGACCCAGGAGAGCGTCGAGAGCAAACTCGTCGCCTACGACGAGGAGGGACTCGAAGTCGCGACCGACACCAGGCACCTCGACGTCGACGGCGAGAGCGCCAAGAGTGCACGATTGCGCGTTCCACTCGCCGAGGCGGGTACGTACGATCTCGAGGTCGACGGCCAGCCGGTCGGTGAAGTTGAGGTGCTCGTCGACGGCGTGCAGGATGGCGACAGCATTCAGGACGCAATTGACGCAGCCCAGCCAGGTGAGACGATCCTCGTCGGCGATGGGACCTACGAAGAGTCACTGACGATAGACAAGGAATTGACGCTGCGTTCGGTGTCCGACGGTGGAGCCGTCCTCGATGGCGGGGGTGACCTCGAGCGTGCGATCACGGTGGACGCAGCGGACGTGACCGTCGACGGGTTCCGGATCGAGGGGTATGGCGGGGACGCGGCAGTCTTCGTCAGCGGCAATCAGTTCACACTTCAAAATACTGCTATCGTCGACAACGACGGTGCCGCACTTTCAATCAACCAGAACAGTGATGAATTCAGCATCGATACCAACGAGATTCGCAGAAACGGTGCTGGTGTCGTCGACGATGATGATTGGTCCCCCTCTGATGACGGTACGATCACGAACAACACGATCGAAGACACCCAGGGTCTCGGGATCGATCTTACAGGGGACAAGCATGATATCGCGAAGAACAACGTGAGCGGCGACGGCGACGCCATTTCTGCAACCGGATCGGGACTCGAAATCCGTCAGAATAACGTAATGGCGACAGACGGCCTCGCCATCCAGGTCCGAGGCGATTCGGTCGTGGCGGACAATACGATCGAGGACGCCGAATGGGGGATCCACCGGGACGGGACGATCTCCATGGGCGGAGCGACCATCGAAGGGAACACCTTCACCGACGTCTCCGAGGCAATCCCGCACGCCGGTGACGATACGATCGTCCATAACAACGAGTTTTCGGGGACCGAAACCGACCTCGTGCTCGACGATGCGATCAACGTGACGGTCACTGACAACCAGTTCGCCACGGGCGTTCGGCTCGACGGCGTTCCCGAAGATCTCGACGAGGAGCCACACGCGATGTCCGGAAACACCGTTGGGGGCGACCCGCTCGTGTACGTCCTTGGCGAAGACAGTCCCGAGATCGATCCGGATGCTGGACAAGTCATCCTCGTCGACGTGGCGAACGTCGAGATCGACGGTCACTCGTTCTCGGACGTGACGGCGGGAGTCCAGATGACACACTCCGATAGCGTCGATATCACCGGCGGCGAGTTCACCGATATCGGCGATGGCGGTGCGATCAGCGTCTGGCACTCCTCGTCGGTGACCGTCGACGAGATCGACGTGACGGACGCAGAACGCGGGGTGTACGTCCACGAAAGCGACGCCGTGACGGTCTCGAACGTGGACTTCACAGCTGTCGGCCAAACCGCAATGTACGCAGACGGCGTCGAGGAGCTTTCGATCGTCGGGAACGACGTCCAGGACGCTAACCGCGGTCTCCACGTCCTCACCGCCGACGATTTGACAGTTACGGATAACGTCGTCGAGGACTCGAGTACTGGGGTTCAGTTTGGTCGGCTCTCAGCCGGCGGTCGATCCACCAGCGAGAACGTCACGTTCACGAACAACACGGTAACCGGAAGTAGTGGCGACGGCGTGAAACAAGATCTCGGGTCGCTCACCGGCGTTGTGACGATTAGCGATTCCACCGTTCGTGATAACGGCGGGGTCGGGATGGACCTCGACGTCGACGGCGTGAGCGCAACGGTCGAGAACAACACCGTCAGGGACAACCACGGTGACGGAGGATTCGACCTCAGCGTCGACGGAGAGACGGTAACGGTCACGAACAACACCATCAGGAACAACGACGGTGACGCCGGATTCGCCATCGACGTCGGGGGCGAGACGGCGACGATCTCGAACAACGTTGTCACCGATAACGGCGCCGATGTCGGATTCGATATTCACGTCGAGACGACCGATGGCACGATCGCGTCGAACACCGTCCGGTACAACGCCGACGGGCTCGTCGTGACCGGTGAGACCGCTTTCGGCGTGAACGTCACGATCACCGAGAACCGCATCGAAGAGAACACGGGGACGGGACTCTCCGTCAGCGATCACTTCGAGACCGTTCTCGTCACCGAAAACTCCATCGCCGGAAACGGCGACGGACTGCTCTACGACCGCGGGGACGACGTGATTCTCGACGCGACGAACAACTGGTGGGGCGCAACTGACGGTCCAGGCGGCGACGCAACCGACCCCGAAACTGACGACGTTGCCGACGGAAGCGGCGACTCGATCACGACCAGCGATCGGCACTGGTTAGACGACGAGTCCGTTCTATTCTCACCGTGGCTCGAGTCCCCACTCATCGAAACTGGGACGATCACTGGCACTGTCATCGATGCCGATTCCGATGAGCCGCTCGAGGGGGCGACTGTTGCGGTGACTGATGACGCTGGAGTTACGGAGGCAGTCACAACCGACGAAGACGGCAAATACGAACACGTTGTTTCTGCTGGGACGTACGACTTGACGGTGAGTGCCGACGGCTACGTCGAGGCCGAAGCGACTGATCTCGAGGTGATAGAAGACAGTGAACTGATACACAGTGTCGAACTCGAGCCGGTCGAATTCGAACCCGAAACAGGAACTGTCGCCGGCCAGGTGACCGATGCAGAGACCGACGATTCTGTCATGAGTGCCCACGTCACTGCCACTGACGGTAGCAATGACGAACTCACGCGCTCTGACGTAGACGGAACTTACGAACTCGAACTCCAGCCGGGAACGTACACGCTCGAGGTGTTCACCGAAGACGTCCCGCCGTTGACCGGAACTGCCGAGGAGGTCGTGGTGACTGACGGTGAAACCACGACGGTCGATATCGTCGTCTCTCCGGAGCCACTCGAGCCGCCGTCGACCAACGTTTCCTTGGAGATCCTCTCTGACGAGAGTACGACAAGCGTCACCGAGGGTTCGGAGCTGACCGTCGTCGCGTCGGTAGAGAACACTGGTACCGAACCAGCCGAGCGCATGACCGATCTGGCCGTCGTTCAGGCGAACGGTCTCCCTGAGGGCGGTGACGGAACGGTCGATTCAGAGATGGCTGCGGATGTGGACCGCGTGGAACCACTGTACGAGTCTGATCTCCGTGAAATCACGCTCGAGCCCGGCGAGACCACCACCGAGACGTTCACGTTCGAGTCAGACCTCGAGTTCGACGGCACCGAGGCAATCGTCATCGCTGCCGAACCAGACGCGGACGAAGTGACCGAGTTCGACACTATTGACCTCTCTGTGTCGCCGGATACTGATGTACCACAACTCGAGGTCACGGACGCAAGCGTCACGCCGACCGAACTCGAAACCGGCGAGGAAGCGACTATTACCGCGATGGTCGAGAACGTCGGCGAGGGCGACGGCGAACTGGTCGTTCCGCTCGAGATCGACGGCGACGTCGTCGATACCGTGACCCGTGACATCGAAGCCGACGAGACAGCCACGGTCGAGTTTACGCACACGTTTGAGACGAGCGGAGCGTTCGATGTCTCCGTCGGCGATAAACCGGCGGGCACAGTTACGGTGCTCGAGAGCGCGGACATCACGATCTTCGGAGCGAGCGTGGATCCGACGGAACTGCTGGTCGACGACCCGGCCGAGATCACCGCCAATCTGTACAACAGCGGTGATGTCGAAGGCGACATACCGGTCGAATTGCATATCGAGAGCGAACAACTCGAGGAGGAATATACCACGACCGAGACGATCACCGCCGAGCCGGGTATCACTCGTGATGCCGTCGAGTTCGAGTGGGAGCCGACTGCCCCACCGTTCGATGAGGTCGACAGCGACACCATCACGATCAGGCTCAACGACATGGTCGTCGAGACGCTGCCGCTCGAGAACCAGTACACAGACCTTCAGGTCATCGCCGCGTCTACATCGGAAACCGAAGTCGTGCAGGGCGAGGAGTTCCATGTAATCGGGAGCCTCTATCAGGCTGGGACGATAGACGGACCAGAGACGATTTCGTTGAACGCGACGGCTCGAGACGGCGACACGGAGGCTGAACTCAACGTCACTGACGATGTTTCACTCCAACCGGGATATTACCACCTCGGGGCGGTCAATCTCTCGGCGTCGTTCGACGAGGAGCTCGAGGCGGGCACGTACGACCTCACGCTTGGTGATCGAGATGCCGGCGAACTCGAGGTTGTCGATGCCTACTCGGATATCCAAGTGATCGCTGCGTCTGCCTCGGAAACCGAAGTCGTCCAGGGCGAGGAGTTCCACGCCGTGGGCAGTATCTACCAGAACGGGACAACTGACGGTCCTCAGGATATCTCGTTGAACGCAACGCATCAGGACGATAGCACCGAGACGGTGACGCTCAACACGTCCGAAGACGTTTCCCTCGAGCCAGGATACTACCATCTCGGGGCGATCAACCTCTCGGCATCGTTCGACAATGATCTCGAGGCCGGCACGTACGACCTCACGCTCGGCGAGCGAGATGCCGGCGAACTCGAGGTAATCGAAGCCACCACAGATATCCAGGTGATCGCTGCCTCCACCTCGGCGACCGAAGTCGTGCAGGGCACGGAGTTCCACACCGTGGGCAGTATCTACCAGAGCGGGACGACTGACGGTCCCCAGGATATCTCGTTGAACGCGACGCATCGAGGGAGCACCGAGACGGTGACGCTCAACACGTCCGAAGATATCTCGGTCGAGCCGGGATTCTACCATCTCGGGGCGATCAACCTCTCGGCGTCGTTCGACGAGGAACTTGAGTCTGGCACCTACGACCTCACGCTGGGTGAGAACGATTTCGGTGAGATTGAAGTCATCGAGGCATACTCGGATATCCAGGTGATCGCCGCGTCTGCCTCGGAAAACGAAGTTGTACAGGGTGAGGAGTTCCACGCCGTGGGCAGCCTCTACCAGAACGGGACTGTCGATGGTCCACAAGACATCTCGTTGAACGCAACACACCAGGAGAACGCCCAGACGGTGACGCTCAACACGTCCGAAGACGTTTCCCTCGAGCCAGGATACTACCACCTTGGGGCGGTCAACCTTTCGGCATCGTTCGACGAGGGCCTCGAGGCCGGCACGTACGACCTCACGCTCGGCGAGCGAAATGCCGGCGAACTCGAGGTGGTCGAAGCCTACTCAGATATTCAGGTTATCGCTGCTTCTCCCTCGGAAATGAACGTCACGAAAGGAGAGTCGTTCTACGTGATTGGAAGCCTCTACCAGGACGGGACTGCTTCTGAGCCGGAAGATATCCCGTTGAATATCTCGCCGACCGATGGCGACGAGATCCATTCGCTCAACGTTTCGGAAGGCGTCGAAATCGAGCCAGGATACTACCACCTTGGGGCGGTCAACCTCTCGGCGACGATTGGCGACGACTTCGAGGCCGGCACGTACGATCTCACGCTCGGCGACCGCGACGCCGGGACGATTGGCGTCGAAGAATCGCCGTCCGACATTCGGGTAATTGCGGGCTCGGTCTCAGAGATCGAAGTCCTCCAAGATGAGGAGTTCTACGTTGTCGGGAGTATCTATCAGAACGCGACGGCAAACGGCGGCGAGTCGTTCTCCGAGACGATTCCGCTGACGGCGACACCAGAACACGAGAGCGGCGATCCAATCGACCTCGACTCGCAAACTGTCGAACTCGAGCCTGGGGTCTACCATCTCGGCGCGCTCAATGTGTCCGGTACAATTTCCGACCCAGGAACGTACTCGCTCACACTGGGTGAGCATGATGTCGGTGAGATTGAGGTCATCGAGACGTACTCCGATCTGCAGGTGATTGCGGCGTCTGCCTCCGAAGACGAGATCGTGCAAGGTGAGGAGTTCCACGCCGTGGGCAGCATCTACCAGAACGGGACTGTTGGCGAACCCGAGAACGTCTCGTTGAACGCGACGCATCGAGGGAGCGCCGAGACGGTGACGCTCAACACGTCCGACGACATCTCGCTCGAGCCAGGATACTATCACCTCGGGGCGGTGAACCTCTCAGCGACCATCGATGAGGACCTTGAGGCCGGCACCTACGACCTCACGCTCGGCGAGCGAGATGCCGGCGAACTCGAGGTTGTCGACGCCTACTCGGATATTCAGGTGATCGCCGCGTCTGCATCGGAAACCGAAGTCGTGCAAGGCGAGGAGTTCCACGTGATCGGGAGCCTCTACCAGAGCGGGACGATTGGCGGGTCGGAGACGTTTTCGTTGAACGCGACAGCTCGAGACGGCGACACGGAGGTTGAACTCAATGGTACGGACGAGGTTTCGCTCGAGCCAGGATTCTATCACCTCGGGGCGGTGAACCTCTCGGCGACTATCAACGAGGACCTCGAGGCCGGCACGTACGACCTCACGCTCGGCGAGCGAAATGCCGGCGAACTCGAGGTTGTCGA
The nucleotide sequence above comes from Natronolimnobius baerhuensis. Encoded proteins:
- a CDS encoding right-handed parallel beta-helix repeat-containing protein, encoding MVRWESAVYLWVGVIAVCGLCIGVGAVGIVTADGESNFSSDGVTPTQFDSTESDVLWETDADLSTGAAPTVVDGILVTTTGSSGGDGTVTAYDVGTGETRWTTEIPVDGSPTVVDGTVYVTGADGVWALDLELGTLEWEVEFEEGTSSTRALGVDGEYVYVGESLDASTDQLLALNAEDGSEQWSTEMEAIYSGPTVVDGTVYIGTADGLVAVDASDGEEQWTWDDYGVLEDRSAISEPTVADGNLYVSLREGVQSGDVYDDDYDRSTVALDLETGEEEWMYEFGDPSVGEAMQTPTTPTVSGEGGETTVFVAYDGLYALDAADGSERWIDETTVWDAPTVADGTLFVPQSTDSEALRALEVTDGEELWSVETGGSSDVIVVDGIAYVAVQTGDTRLLAIDAGVSGSSSDARVMLGVQNNHHTWTGAPEPADPRVVNVAFDDGVFVNDEISITVTARNDWDPTGTASFDVGIGDEAEPASLEVPAYGTNTVDSSIPAPAEAGTYDLEVDDEVVGTVTVVDDDEPIVRSVLPFDETWLEGDSIQIAYEATNLGSTYVDEDATLDLEGPAFDGREDVAYVDAEGPEPDMEGRTYFLDTEGITDPGTYTAFLEGEEVGTIEVVSDPVYLADTNRLHDSIISGVQAPVDPSAAGEANVDVRYENLIETQESVESKLVAYDEEGLEVATDTRHLDVDGESAKSARLRVPLAEAGTYDLEVDGQPVGEVEVLVDGVQDGDSIQDAIDAAQPGETILVGDGTYEESLTIDKELTLRSVSDGGAVLDGGGDLERAITVDAADVTVDGFRIEGYGGDAAVFVSGNQFTLQNTAIVDNDGAALSINQNSDEFSIDTNEIRRNGAGVVDDDDWSPSDDGTITNNTIEDTQGLGIDLTGDKHDIAKNNVSGDGDAISATGSGLEIRQNNVMATDGLAIQVRGDSVVADNTIEDAEWGIHRDGTISMGGATIEGNTFTDVSEAIPHAGDDTIVHNNEFSGTETDLVLDDAINVTVTDNQFATGVRLDGVPEDLDEEPHAMSGNTVGGDPLVYVLGEDSPEIDPDAGQVILVDVANVEIDGHSFSDVTAGVQMTHSDSVDITGGEFTDIGDGGAISVWHSSSVTVDEIDVTDAERGVYVHESDAVTVSNVDFTAVGQTAMYADGVEELSIVGNDVQDANRGLHVLTADDLTVTDNVVEDSSTGVQFGRLSAGGRSTSENVTFTNNTVTGSSGDGVKQDLGSLTGVVTISDSTVRDNGGVGMDLDVDGVSATVENNTVRDNHGDGGFDLSVDGETVTVTNNTIRNNDGDAGFAIDVGGETATISNNVVTDNGADVGFDIHVETTDGTIASNTVRYNADGLVVTGETAFGVNVTITENRIEENTGTGLSVSDHFETVLVTENSIAGNGDGLLYDRGDDVILDATNNWWGATDGPGGDATDPETDDVADGSGDSITTSDRHWLDDESVLFSPWLESPLIETGTITGTVIDADSDEPLEGATVAVTDDAGVTEAVTTDEDGKYEHVVSAGTYDLTVSADGYVEAEATDLEVIEDSELIHSVELEPVEFEPETGTVAGQVTDAETDDSVMSAHVTATDGSNDELTRSDVDGTYELELQPGTYTLEVFTEDVPPLTGTAEEVVVTDGETTTVDIVVSPEPLEPPSTNVSLEILSDESTTSVTEGSELTVVASVENTGTEPAERMTDLAVVQANGLPEGGDGTVDSEMAADVDRVEPLYESDLREITLEPGETTTETFTFESDLEFDGTEAIVIAAEPDADEVTEFDTIDLSVSPDTDVPQLEVTDASVTPTELETGEEATITAMVENVGEGDGELVVPLEIDGDVVDTVTRDIEADETATVEFTHTFETSGAFDVSVGDKPAGTVTVLESADITIFGASVDPTELLVDDPAEITANLYNSGDVEGDIPVELHIESEQLEEEYTTTETITAEPGITRDAVEFEWEPTAPPFDEVDSDTITIRLNDMVVETLPLENQYTDLQVIAASTSETEVVQGEEFHVIGSLYQAGTIDGPETISLNATARDGDTEAELNVTDDVSLQPGYYHLGAVNLSASFDEELEAGTYDLTLGDRDAGELEVVDAYSDIQVIAASASETEVVQGEEFHAVGSIYQNGTTDGPQDISLNATHQDDSTETVTLNTSEDVSLEPGYYHLGAINLSASFDNDLEAGTYDLTLGERDAGELEVIEATTDIQVIAASTSATEVVQGTEFHTVGSIYQSGTTDGPQDISLNATHRGSTETVTLNTSEDISVEPGFYHLGAINLSASFDEELESGTYDLTLGENDFGEIEVIEAYSDIQVIAASASENEVVQGEEFHAVGSLYQNGTVDGPQDISLNATHQENAQTVTLNTSEDVSLEPGYYHLGAVNLSASFDEGLEAGTYDLTLGERNAGELEVVEAYSDIQVIAASPSEMNVTKGESFYVIGSLYQDGTASEPEDIPLNISPTDGDEIHSLNVSEGVEIEPGYYHLGAVNLSATIGDDFEAGTYDLTLGDRDAGTIGVEESPSDIRVIAGSVSEIEVLQDEEFYVVGSIYQNATANGGESFSETIPLTATPEHESGDPIDLDSQTVELEPGVYHLGALNVSGTISDPGTYSLTLGEHDVGEIEVIETYSDLQVIAASASEDEIVQGEEFHAVGSIYQNGTVGEPENVSLNATHRGSAETVTLNTSDDISLEPGYYHLGAVNLSATIDEDLEAGTYDLTLGERDAGELEVVDAYSDIQVIAASASETEVVQGEEFHVIGSLYQSGTIGGSETFSLNATARDGDTEVELNGTDEVSLEPGFYHLGAVNLSATINEDLEAGTYDLTLGERNAGELEVVDAYSDIQVIAASTSATEVVQGEEFYVVGSLYQDGTVDEPGDVSLTASHQDSTETVTLNTSEELSVQPGFYHLGAVNLSATLEDGQTGSYDLFLGERPAGTVTVSEPTVDITGIDVRGHAGGIDPDEEHASDEATVDVTVESDLAVQNVSVFVDSLETNYLVEVEADHVAGEDWSASIPLEDLPDDGAYVLSVLAVDESDTADSLVADRTLVIDREAPSLAVTLEDISGDDATVVVESTEPLADVPDVSATFTDDDGASESAPVTMDDAGAGATTYTGTLEFDNSGNYSVTATGTDLAGNAGEDSTSAVIYTGFSLADETITIDDTGTTIDFHVDDPELTSDDLFLAFSEGTVNANLADDELGVGFLSAELDDLVDSWFEDGTIDHATISMPLEESDLADGHTAADVGLYHYDEQTTTWDPVESTVTNPDSNPTLVADVDGFSTYGALVIDDEPPEITAETPADGDVLDDGTDTVTVRLEYDDALSGIDVGSVRLEIDGTDRTAHENTSITSSAIEHTLSVEDDTEYDVWLSVSDNAGNDATHELSFEVDSPSAGSSIGGGSGSSSSDDDTPADEEDASTDDEETDEADDDASGTDGDKPSTGDDSASVSDDDAPLSDDDVSSSDDSDTPAPADETSGTDAGSDRVPGFGLVITVLTVLLAVTLLLRRPQNDR